In Anaerobacillus isosaccharinicus, one genomic interval encodes:
- the pstC gene encoding phosphate ABC transporter permease subunit PstC encodes MEMNREKSVSELIAQNHSKRSLLKFTENAVPKFLLVCAVVSILTTIGIVFTLLFETFTFFKTVSFIEFITSKEWHPMHSNPNFGILPLVTGTLLVTAIAITVAIPIGLGAAIYLSEYASEKMRKVIKPVLEVLAGVPTIVYGFFALTFVTPMLRQVVPDLSIYNALSPGIVVGIMIIPMIASLSEDAMSSVPNSIRQGAYALGATKLEVAIKVVLPAALSGVIASFVLAMSRAIGETMIVTVAGGANPTTAIDVTSAIQTMTAYIVQVSLGDATYGSTVYYSIYAVGMTLFVFTLVMNVLAFFISRKFREEY; translated from the coding sequence ATGGAAATGAATAGAGAAAAATCAGTGAGCGAGTTAATCGCCCAAAATCATTCAAAAAGATCTTTATTAAAGTTTACCGAAAATGCAGTACCAAAGTTTCTTCTTGTTTGTGCAGTTGTATCAATTTTAACCACGATAGGTATTGTATTCACGCTTTTATTTGAAACATTTACATTTTTTAAGACAGTATCATTTATTGAGTTTATTACGAGTAAAGAATGGCACCCAATGCATTCTAATCCTAACTTTGGTATTTTACCTTTAGTTACCGGAACGTTGTTAGTTACAGCCATTGCCATTACAGTGGCTATACCAATTGGTCTAGGTGCAGCAATTTATTTAAGTGAATATGCATCAGAAAAAATGCGAAAAGTGATTAAACCTGTTTTAGAAGTATTAGCAGGAGTTCCGACAATTGTTTACGGCTTCTTTGCCTTAACTTTCGTAACACCAATGCTTCGTCAAGTTGTTCCTGATTTATCAATTTATAATGCTTTAAGTCCAGGAATTGTGGTAGGGATTATGATCATCCCAATGATTGCCTCATTATCTGAAGATGCGATGAGTTCTGTTCCTAATTCAATCAGGCAGGGTGCATATGCATTAGGAGCTACGAAATTAGAAGTAGCAATAAAAGTAGTTTTACCGGCGGCTCTTTCAGGAGTTATTGCTTCGTTTGTACTTGCAATGTCAAGGGCAATTGGTGAAACGATGATTGTAACGGTTGCAGGTGGAGCTAATCCAACAACAGCCATTGATGTTACAAGCGCAATTCAAACAATGACAGCTTATATCGTCCAAGTTAGTTTAGGAGATGCTACCTACGGTTCAACAGTATATTACAGTATTTATGCAGTAGGTATGACATTATTTGTCTTTACACTTGTTATGAACGTATTGGCTTTCTTTATCTCACGAAAATTCAGGGAGGAATATTAA
- a CDS encoding YrzI family small protein: MLLNLFFITVKISKRQFTNEEIKKAYHMEKIESHLQSVKAKQFDHQQIKFL; this comes from the coding sequence ATGTTGTTGAATTTATTTTTTATCACAGTCAAAATTTCAAAGCGACAATTTACAAATGAAGAAATTAAGAAAGCATATCATATGGAAAAGATTGAGTCCCATTTACAATCAGTAAAAGCAAAGCAATTCGATCATCAACAAATTAAATTTTTATAA
- the pstA gene encoding phosphate ABC transporter permease PstA, translating into MEITKQSQMIRNIPTRLLKNKIFTLLFLLATLTGLLVLAILLFRIFSQGIGYINWDFLTSFASRRPSDAGIKAAIYGTIWMMGVTAPIAFTLGVGTALYLEEYASKNIFTKIIQMNISNLAGVPSIVFGLLGLTLFVRGLGLDRSVLAGGLTMALLILPIIVVASQEAIRAVPKELKEASFGMGATKWQTIRRVVLPVAIPGILTGNILALSRAIGETAPLIMIGALTYIAFVPENLMSQFTVMPIQIFNWTGRPQEEFQYVAAAGIIVLLGMLLIMNSVAVLIRNKFQKRY; encoded by the coding sequence ATGGAAATAACAAAGCAAAGTCAAATGATCCGAAATATTCCTACTCGTTTATTAAAAAATAAAATTTTTACGTTATTATTCTTACTAGCTACTCTTACAGGATTACTAGTTTTAGCGATCCTTTTATTTCGAATTTTTTCTCAAGGAATTGGTTATATCAATTGGGATTTTCTAACAAGCTTTGCTTCAAGACGACCTAGTGATGCAGGAATTAAGGCCGCGATTTATGGAACGATTTGGATGATGGGAGTAACGGCACCAATTGCCTTCACTTTAGGTGTTGGAACTGCTCTTTATCTAGAAGAATATGCAAGCAAAAATATTTTCACAAAAATTATCCAAATGAACATCTCAAATTTAGCTGGTGTTCCTTCAATAGTATTCGGTTTATTAGGTCTTACATTGTTTGTACGTGGGTTAGGGTTAGATCGTAGTGTATTAGCGGGTGGTTTGACCATGGCGCTGTTGATCTTACCAATTATCGTTGTAGCTTCACAAGAAGCAATACGTGCAGTTCCAAAAGAATTGAAAGAAGCGTCGTTTGGAATGGGTGCAACAAAATGGCAAACTATTCGCCGGGTAGTTTTACCAGTTGCGATACCAGGGATTTTAACTGGTAATATCCTTGCTCTTTCAAGAGCGATTGGTGAGACAGCCCCACTTATTATGATTGGTGCTTTAACTTACATTGCCTTTGTCCCTGAAAATCTTATGAGTCAGTTTACAGTTATGCCAATTCAAATATTTAACTGGACTGGAAGACCGCAAGAAGAATTTCAATACGTTGCTGCTGCTGGAATTATTGTTCTATTAGGAATGTTATTAATTATGAATTCTGTAGCGGTGTTGATTAGAAACAAATTTCAAAAACGTTATTAA
- a CDS encoding PstS family phosphate ABC transporter substrate-binding protein — translation MKKFKRSMLALTVVAALALATACGSGEEASKGNTQTASNSSQASEQKEEKKEEKLSGTIAIDGSSTVFPILEAVSEEYNQVQPNVKAPVGVSGTGGGFKRFVIGETDFSNASRPIKEEEAALAKENGIEYIELKLAFDGLSVVVSKDNDFVDYLTVEELNRMWVDGSDIVTWKDVRPEWPDIKIEFFSPGHDSGTYDYWNEVVLKKTDIRKDAQLSEDDNVLVMGVAGGKGGVGYFGYAYYYENQDKLKVVAIDNGNGPIVPTEDSINDGTYAPLSRPMYMYVNKESLKRPEVLDYLTFLNEHVGELALEVGYINMPQSDYDKNAEIIKNAK, via the coding sequence ATGAAGAAATTCAAACGTTCAATGTTAGCATTAACTGTAGTGGCAGCATTAGCATTAGCTACTGCATGTGGAAGTGGGGAGGAAGCTAGCAAAGGCAACACTCAAACAGCGAGCAACTCTTCTCAAGCTAGTGAGCAAAAAGAGGAAAAGAAAGAAGAGAAACTTTCCGGAACAATTGCTATTGACGGATCTTCAACAGTTTTCCCAATTCTTGAAGCGGTATCTGAAGAGTACAACCAAGTTCAGCCAAACGTAAAAGCTCCAGTGGGTGTTTCAGGTACAGGTGGTGGTTTTAAACGTTTCGTAATCGGTGAAACAGATTTTAGTAATGCATCTCGCCCAATCAAAGAAGAAGAAGCAGCACTTGCTAAAGAAAATGGCATTGAATATATTGAATTAAAACTAGCGTTTGATGGCTTATCAGTAGTGGTTAGCAAAGATAATGATTTTGTAGACTATTTAACAGTTGAAGAGCTAAACAGGATGTGGGTAGATGGATCAGATATTGTAACTTGGAAAGATGTTCGCCCAGAATGGCCAGATATTAAAATTGAATTCTTTAGTCCAGGACATGATTCTGGTACTTATGATTATTGGAATGAAGTAGTTTTAAAGAAAACAGACATTCGTAAAGATGCTCAACTTTCAGAAGATGACAATGTTCTTGTTATGGGAGTAGCTGGTGGTAAAGGTGGAGTAGGTTACTTTGGTTATGCTTACTACTATGAGAACCAAGATAAATTAAAAGTAGTAGCTATAGACAACGGCAATGGTCCAATTGTACCTACAGAAGATTCAATCAATGATGGTACTTATGCTCCACTTTCAAGGCCAATGTATATGTATGTAAATAAGGAGTCATTAAAACGCCCTGAAGTATTAGATTACTTAACATTCTTAAATGAGCATGTTGGAGAATTAGCTTTAGAAGTTGGTTATATTAATATGCCTCAATCAGATTATGATAAAAACGCAGAAATCATTAAAAACGCAAAATAG
- a CDS encoding PD-(D/E)XK nuclease family protein, whose amino-acid sequence MLVVKSSPITEVANIDRLTESFNKQKELGKPIYYILPSNKYLQEARKQKKGMAFKTFDDLADLVLKKANIDFFPVSESERTLFFQELIARDKKRFLQKPEELRHKAKAYAETYGQLKRIGLTISDLPSQFKEMEAVFQEYETEWVQKQRLLDPENRIHKAVSLMRLESLNLGGIVIDGYLDFSTLQYMVINYFVSLGLDITVYLPAIEEAEILEETKTQLQNLGFEIENSKALMIGNAPSVAVSSATTLEEEIHGVLQEISDNLAETPLSEVAILLADEKNYLERVVKVAKEKQIPLKRPLKKQMKDSLLFQFIHHSLLKHNGRFSSRWDFLDLTDTLLRLQFLPSFDYMTKKKAYVETGFLDEQLKEEINFYVEFRKALPKKAGLYFYLSTVKDLLEKSHLLTTWREQLISETCTIKLQQIRFEWKAFDYLFDHISKKMEMLANQGLKELEVHYHIFVEWLNEGLQSGSIFVDRAPIQGVQLYSFRDIALFKGTHIYVLGMNEGTFPKGHKLSGYLQESDLKKLPIPFAAPTGKLFRKKDDAFFQQLFSLASKLSFSYVVGVDPHNPFLPSGYLEHWKSQIQERKYSTANRFAFRESYSKEDYEAKIAYHIGLGKQVPNPPLQLERFVEKLAYLEVGKEEVSPPWKEKLRRDKLSVTMLESYAMCPFKYALERILKIKEPLEKRVIIDFRDVGSMLHTIIEKFYKQLNLVGKPFSTFTDDMKELADAALMEIFEEEWAVVEAGHLDFSKLQLSIEKEEWQKKIKRWWLAEKQHFWENKQLQSMHLFRLEEAIELDLKIDEETTITLSGKIDRIDIDENGFVIYDYKSGAASLNFEKEVRPGLKLQLPLYLVAMENRLENGHYTIDLTNTFPQLPAKLTAHGASYISLKEPLKRAGNSVWREEHFEKSNPFSVTRFATKEETLEGEVFLAKYELKQRLRELWEGSTQNFSVKPLKCITSCLYKPVCRVTQDQIEEGEEEWK is encoded by the coding sequence ATGCTAGTTGTAAAATCATCTCCAATTACCGAAGTAGCAAACATTGATCGGCTTACAGAAAGCTTCAATAAGCAAAAAGAACTAGGGAAACCAATTTATTACATACTTCCTTCAAATAAATATCTTCAAGAAGCAAGAAAACAAAAAAAAGGAATGGCGTTTAAAACATTTGATGATTTAGCCGACTTAGTTTTAAAAAAGGCTAACATTGACTTTTTTCCAGTGTCTGAGAGTGAAAGGACGTTGTTTTTTCAAGAATTAATCGCAAGAGATAAAAAGCGCTTCTTACAAAAACCCGAAGAGCTTCGTCATAAAGCGAAAGCCTATGCCGAGACGTATGGTCAATTAAAACGAATTGGGTTAACCATCAGTGATTTACCTTCACAATTTAAGGAAATGGAAGCTGTCTTTCAAGAATATGAAACTGAGTGGGTTCAAAAACAACGCCTTCTCGATCCGGAAAATCGAATCCATAAAGCTGTTTCCCTAATGCGACTTGAAAGTTTAAACCTAGGTGGTATCGTCATTGATGGTTATTTAGATTTTAGTACGCTTCAGTATATGGTTATTAACTATTTCGTTTCTTTAGGTCTTGATATAACCGTTTATTTACCTGCGATAGAAGAAGCTGAGATTTTAGAAGAAACGAAAACTCAACTTCAAAATTTAGGCTTTGAAATTGAAAACTCAAAAGCCCTTATGATAGGGAATGCACCTTCTGTTGCAGTGAGCTCGGCAACAACGTTGGAAGAAGAAATTCACGGTGTTCTCCAAGAAATTTCAGATAATCTTGCAGAGACGCCACTTTCAGAAGTCGCAATTCTCTTAGCTGATGAAAAGAATTACCTTGAAAGGGTAGTGAAAGTAGCGAAAGAGAAGCAAATTCCTTTAAAGCGCCCGTTAAAGAAACAGATGAAGGATTCGTTACTGTTTCAATTTATCCATCATTCCTTGCTTAAGCATAATGGAAGATTTTCAAGTCGATGGGATTTTCTCGATCTTACTGATACATTATTAAGACTTCAGTTTCTACCAAGCTTCGATTATATGACAAAAAAGAAAGCCTACGTGGAAACTGGTTTTTTAGATGAACAGTTGAAAGAAGAAATCAACTTCTATGTGGAATTCCGAAAAGCTCTTCCAAAAAAAGCAGGTTTATATTTTTATTTATCTACTGTCAAGGATTTACTTGAAAAAAGCCATTTGCTCACAACTTGGAGAGAACAGCTAATTTCCGAAACTTGTACAATAAAGCTTCAACAAATCCGCTTTGAATGGAAAGCGTTTGATTATTTATTTGATCATATTTCTAAAAAAATGGAGATGTTAGCAAATCAAGGGCTTAAAGAGCTAGAGGTTCATTATCATATTTTTGTTGAGTGGTTAAATGAAGGACTACAAAGCGGCTCGATATTTGTAGACAGAGCTCCTATACAAGGCGTTCAGCTTTATTCATTCCGCGATATCGCTTTATTTAAAGGAACGCATATTTACGTGTTAGGAATGAATGAAGGAACATTTCCAAAGGGCCATAAGCTAAGTGGTTATTTACAAGAAAGTGATTTGAAAAAACTTCCAATTCCTTTTGCAGCCCCAACCGGGAAATTATTTCGAAAAAAAGATGATGCATTTTTTCAGCAGTTATTTAGTTTAGCTTCCAAGCTATCATTTTCATATGTAGTTGGCGTCGATCCTCATAACCCCTTTTTACCATCTGGTTACTTAGAACATTGGAAAAGCCAAATTCAAGAAAGAAAATATAGCACGGCAAATCGTTTTGCTTTTAGAGAAAGTTATTCAAAAGAAGACTATGAAGCAAAGATCGCCTACCATATAGGACTTGGAAAACAAGTACCAAATCCACCACTACAACTAGAAAGATTTGTGGAAAAGCTCGCATATTTAGAGGTAGGAAAAGAAGAGGTCTCCCCTCCATGGAAAGAGAAACTCAGGCGAGACAAATTGTCAGTGACAATGCTCGAAAGTTATGCAATGTGCCCATTTAAATATGCGCTTGAACGAATTTTAAAGATTAAAGAACCTTTAGAAAAACGTGTGATAATAGATTTTCGAGATGTTGGTTCAATGCTCCACACGATCATTGAGAAGTTTTATAAGCAGCTAAACTTAGTGGGCAAGCCGTTCTCCACCTTTACGGATGATATGAAAGAGCTGGCTGATGCTGCTTTAATGGAAATTTTCGAGGAGGAATGGGCAGTTGTGGAGGCTGGACATCTAGATTTTTCTAAGCTACAACTTTCCATTGAAAAAGAAGAATGGCAAAAGAAGATAAAGAGATGGTGGCTTGCAGAGAAACAGCATTTTTGGGAAAATAAGCAACTCCAATCAATGCATCTCTTTAGGTTAGAAGAAGCAATTGAGCTTGATTTAAAAATAGATGAAGAGACAACAATTACGTTGTCGGGAAAAATTGATCGAATTGATATCGATGAAAACGGCTTTGTGATTTATGACTATAAGTCGGGAGCAGCATCACTGAATTTCGAAAAAGAGGTTCGCCCTGGACTTAAGCTTCAACTTCCACTTTATTTAGTGGCGATGGAAAATAGATTAGAGAATGGCCACTACACCATCGATCTAACGAATACATTTCCTCAACTACCAGCAAAGCTAACGGCACATGGAGCATCGTATATCTCATTAAAAGAGCCGCTAAAACGAGCAGGAAACAGCGTTTGGCGTGAGGAGCATTTTGAGAAAAGTAATCCTTTTTCAGTTACTCGCTTTGCGACGAAAGAAGAAACATTAGAAGGTGAAGTTTTCCTCGCAAAATATGAGTTGAAACAACGCTTGAGGGAGCTTTGGGAAGGTAGCACGCAAAACTTTTCCGTTAAACCATTAAAGTGTATTACTAGTTGTTTGTATAAACCTGTTTGTCGTGTCACTCAAGATCAAATTGAAGAAGGAGAGGAGGAATGGAAATGA
- the pstB gene encoding phosphate ABC transporter ATP-binding protein PstB — MTVAVHPKINQKNIEEIIVKLDKKKVYEVNQLNLWYGKDQALKNIDLDFFKNDVTAIIGPSGCGKSTFIKTLNRMVEMVQGVKTSGSIIYQGRDIFDTKFHVEELRTKVGMVFQKPNPFPKSIYENIVYGPRIHGIKNNKILDQVVEKSLRGAALWDEVKDRLHENAYSLSGGQQQRLCIARCLAVEPELILMDEPTSALDPKSTLKVEELMEELKQQYSIIIVTHNMQQAARISDKTAFFLNGEVIEYDNTDRIFSNPKDKRTEDYITGRFG, encoded by the coding sequence ATGACTGTCGCAGTTCATCCAAAAATAAACCAAAAAAATATAGAAGAAATAATTGTGAAATTAGATAAGAAGAAAGTTTATGAAGTAAATCAATTAAATTTATGGTATGGAAAAGATCAAGCATTAAAAAATATTGACTTAGATTTTTTCAAAAATGATGTTACAGCGATTATTGGACCTTCAGGTTGTGGGAAATCGACGTTTATTAAAACATTGAACCGGATGGTTGAAATGGTTCAAGGAGTAAAAACATCTGGTAGTATCATTTATCAAGGTAGAGATATTTTTGATACGAAATTTCATGTTGAAGAGTTAAGAACAAAAGTAGGAATGGTGTTTCAAAAACCAAATCCATTTCCAAAATCAATCTATGAAAATATCGTCTATGGTCCAAGAATTCATGGAATTAAGAATAATAAAATTCTTGACCAAGTTGTTGAAAAAAGTTTGCGTGGTGCTGCTCTTTGGGATGAGGTCAAAGACAGATTACACGAAAATGCATACAGTCTTTCCGGTGGACAACAACAAAGATTATGTATTGCTCGATGTTTAGCAGTAGAACCAGAATTAATATTAATGGACGAACCAACAAGTGCTCTTGATCCTAAATCTACACTTAAAGTAGAAGAGTTGATGGAAGAGTTAAAACAACAATATTCGATTATTATTGTTACACATAACATGCAACAAGCTGCAAGGATTTCCGATAAGACAGCATTTTTCCTTAATGGGGAAGTCATTGAATATGATAATACAGACCGGATATTCTCGAATCCAAAAGATAAGCGTACAGAAGATTATATTACTGGAAGATTTGGATAA
- a CDS encoding UvrD-helicase domain-containing protein, translating into MKFNPEQEKAILSEMPLVVISAGAGSGKTRVLTERYVHLCEQKLQEKLGNPSSPIGASVEEIVAITFTEKAAREMKDRIRGRIEEQRSSVKNVYPLHEQELARQFWQEQKEALDGALITTFHSFCHKLLHEYAFEAEVTPNFTVLDDVGAKLIQIEIFEEMYESPEYHLNWRPLYNFYTRNQLKEAIKAVYSQLKEIVTSVSSIEAFFDSEEIIDLQLATIKEARKVALQHFYQNAKLFVMELDENEKVQKKIIEHFSTVGESSFENSETIFEDLKEAMPKKVSKTWEESSPPLFDLYEYYFKPLKKAMTNLEGPSEEDIEEVKEIIKLFAHMLAVFHEKYDARKRERAALDFSDLQQKAITLLEHEAIQLACRKKFKHMMIDEFQDTNQLQMNMLKFIQPAYRFVVGDGKQSIYRFRGADVSLMKELVELSKQDPNSDFINMSTNYRTCDSIIQFVNHAFHEIMGGEEERSYLSYKINYTNIDSHRDGDQERKCRVELIKIPVDDASEETEVTEETQEGQLSEYEVITNRMLGLIEEKQDIVAEKDTWRAPQWRDFAILIQARTKLTKLEKALKDKGVPYVVYGGIGFYEKQEVRDMLTLLQWLNRPWEPLYILSLLRSPLFGVSVEGFLTIDECLEEEISLASYIYEGLFLNDERMDENLKAALRKLKQFYEQWVPYTPQMSLKDYLDEFFEISGLKAMLLLQRNNIQLIKNVEKFMDVLTQFQTSSLDELLKQVKQLAALSEKEGEAEVELAEGNMVHIMTVHASKGLEFPIVFLPDLAKGSKGDSGSIRFDKDVRLAVHYKKEVDLIKKPDDKFSPSFNSIKARSKDQAVEEAKRLFYVAVTRAKDYLVLSTVDKASSDSWYSMLLEAIEENGQIEGLINETIEVPIYDKWEDTGAIYQPPTIIERNLIKPSFSVSEVMTFMNDPLKYYDKYVVKIEDHWLDDTSDIVQMSDIRESLSGATLGTAVHRACELLDYGYDLDDAKEEALANIEDEIEKQRYEQAMESLIMNYRELEKLNLGKTVENEWPFIVEIEGALIIGEIDKIVEKDGRYHLIDLKTNRSQNYEQLTAYYAPQLFLYKMAFEQEYKQKVDQLSLFFLRGGKEGFISVTSEPVSESKLSEVIKSMVNLKKSSVFKNDYEDFKK; encoded by the coding sequence ATGAAGTTTAATCCAGAGCAAGAAAAAGCAATTTTAAGCGAAATGCCACTCGTTGTGATTTCAGCTGGTGCAGGCTCAGGAAAGACTCGAGTACTAACGGAACGCTATGTTCATCTTTGTGAACAGAAGCTTCAGGAAAAGCTAGGTAATCCATCTTCTCCTATTGGCGCCTCTGTAGAAGAGATTGTGGCGATTACTTTCACGGAAAAAGCTGCCAGGGAGATGAAGGACAGGATCCGTGGGCGTATTGAAGAGCAGCGTTCATCCGTGAAAAATGTTTACCCCCTTCACGAGCAAGAATTAGCACGTCAATTTTGGCAGGAGCAAAAAGAAGCGTTAGATGGCGCGTTAATTACAACCTTTCATAGTTTTTGTCACAAGTTGCTTCATGAGTATGCTTTTGAAGCAGAAGTAACACCGAATTTTACTGTTCTTGATGATGTCGGTGCAAAGTTAATCCAAATCGAGATTTTTGAAGAAATGTATGAATCGCCTGAGTATCATCTGAATTGGCGACCTTTATACAACTTTTATACTCGGAACCAGTTAAAAGAGGCGATAAAAGCCGTTTATAGTCAGTTAAAGGAAATTGTTACCTCAGTATCATCGATTGAGGCATTCTTCGATAGTGAGGAAATTATAGACCTACAATTAGCAACAATTAAGGAAGCGCGTAAAGTTGCATTGCAGCATTTCTATCAAAATGCGAAACTATTTGTGATGGAACTTGATGAAAATGAAAAGGTTCAGAAAAAAATAATCGAGCATTTTTCAACGGTTGGTGAGTCTTCCTTTGAAAACTCAGAAACCATATTTGAAGACTTAAAAGAGGCAATGCCGAAAAAAGTGAGTAAGACGTGGGAAGAAAGTAGCCCGCCACTGTTTGACTTGTACGAATATTACTTTAAACCATTAAAAAAAGCGATGACGAACCTCGAGGGTCCATCAGAAGAGGACATTGAAGAAGTTAAAGAAATTATTAAGCTTTTTGCTCATATGCTAGCTGTCTTTCACGAAAAATATGATGCAAGAAAGCGAGAGCGGGCAGCGCTTGATTTCTCTGACTTGCAACAAAAGGCGATCACTTTATTAGAACATGAAGCTATTCAACTAGCTTGTCGGAAAAAGTTTAAGCATATGATGATCGATGAGTTTCAAGATACAAATCAGCTCCAAATGAATATGCTCAAATTTATTCAACCAGCCTACCGATTTGTCGTCGGCGATGGAAAGCAGTCAATCTACCGATTTAGAGGTGCTGATGTTAGCTTAATGAAAGAGCTTGTCGAGCTTTCAAAGCAAGATCCAAATAGTGACTTTATCAATATGAGTACAAATTACCGGACGTGCGATAGCATTATTCAATTTGTAAATCATGCCTTTCACGAAATTATGGGCGGTGAAGAAGAACGTTCCTATCTCTCGTATAAAATAAATTATACAAACATTGATAGCCATCGTGACGGTGATCAAGAGCGTAAATGTCGCGTCGAACTAATAAAAATACCAGTGGATGACGCCAGCGAAGAAACAGAAGTCACCGAGGAAACGCAAGAAGGACAGCTGTCTGAATATGAAGTCATTACAAATCGAATGCTTGGATTAATTGAAGAAAAACAAGACATTGTTGCTGAGAAAGATACATGGCGGGCACCACAGTGGCGTGATTTTGCTATTCTTATTCAGGCAAGGACAAAATTGACGAAGTTAGAAAAAGCATTAAAAGACAAAGGTGTACCTTATGTTGTTTACGGAGGAATTGGTTTTTATGAAAAACAAGAGGTAAGAGATATGCTTACTCTTCTCCAATGGCTCAATCGACCATGGGAGCCACTCTACATTTTATCATTACTTAGAAGTCCATTATTCGGTGTTTCAGTGGAAGGCTTTTTAACGATTGATGAATGCCTAGAGGAGGAAATCAGTTTAGCGTCTTACATTTACGAAGGACTGTTTTTAAACGATGAAAGGATGGATGAGAACCTAAAGGCGGCTTTAAGAAAATTAAAACAGTTTTATGAGCAGTGGGTTCCTTATACTCCTCAAATGTCTTTGAAAGACTACTTAGATGAGTTCTTTGAAATTTCAGGTTTAAAGGCGATGCTCCTATTACAAAGAAATAACATTCAACTTATTAAGAATGTGGAAAAGTTTATGGATGTACTAACTCAATTTCAAACGTCTTCTTTAGACGAGCTACTGAAACAAGTAAAACAACTCGCGGCTTTGTCTGAAAAAGAAGGTGAAGCAGAAGTAGAGCTTGCTGAAGGGAATATGGTTCATATTATGACTGTGCACGCTTCAAAAGGATTGGAATTTCCAATTGTCTTTTTGCCAGACTTAGCAAAAGGTTCAAAAGGCGATTCAGGGAGTATCCGTTTTGACAAAGATGTCCGTCTTGCAGTGCATTACAAAAAAGAAGTAGATCTAATCAAGAAGCCAGATGATAAATTTTCACCATCGTTTAATTCAATTAAAGCTCGCTCAAAGGATCAAGCTGTAGAGGAAGCTAAGCGACTTTTTTACGTTGCAGTAACGCGGGCAAAAGATTATTTGGTCTTATCGACCGTTGATAAAGCTTCAAGCGATTCCTGGTATTCTATGCTCTTAGAGGCTATAGAAGAAAACGGCCAGATTGAAGGACTCATTAACGAGACAATAGAAGTTCCGATTTATGACAAATGGGAGGACACAGGTGCAATTTATCAACCTCCTACAATCATTGAGAGAAACCTAATCAAACCAAGCTTTTCGGTATCAGAGGTCATGACATTCATGAACGATCCTTTGAAATATTATGACAAATATGTTGTTAAAATCGAAGATCATTGGTTGGATGATACATCAGATATAGTTCAAATGAGTGATATTAGGGAGTCTTTATCGGGTGCTACACTTGGAACTGCCGTTCATCGCGCGTGTGAACTTCTTGATTATGGATATGATCTTGATGATGCAAAAGAAGAAGCATTAGCGAATATTGAAGATGAAATAGAAAAGCAACGTTATGAACAGGCGATGGAAAGTCTCATTATGAACTACCGTGAGCTAGAGAAATTAAATTTAGGTAAAACAGTAGAAAATGAATGGCCATTTATTGTTGAAATTGAAGGCGCACTGATTATTGGTGAGATTGATAAGATAGTTGAAAAAGACGGTCGATATCATCTGATTGATTTAAAAACAAATCGTAGCCAAAATTATGAACAACTAACGGCTTATTATGCTCCTCAGTTATTTTTATATAAGATGGCATTTGAGCAAGAATATAAGCAGAAGGTCGACCAGCTATCGCTATTTTTTTTGAGAGGTGGAAAAGAAGGATTTATCTCAGTAACAAGTGAACCAGTTTCTGAAAGCAAACTGAGTGAAGTTATCAAAAGCATGGTAAACTTAAAGAAATCAAGTGTTTTTAAAAATGATTATGAAGATTTTAAAAAATAA
- the phoU gene encoding phosphate signaling complex protein PhoU — protein MQTRELFHSGLTALKEDILSLGTQVNEAFNASMSAFINNDVKQFNEIKENDIKVNQQEIAINEKATLLIARQQPVASDLRKIIVAFKVSSDLERVGDLAVDITKAAKRIPLTETKIDTTLLIEMANKASEMLSKALVAYENGNVLEAQQIATLDDEVDEMYAQFVKKIFNIVVSEQLAIEQVTQLAFISRYIERIADYATNIAELIIYEVNGQYFDLN, from the coding sequence ATGCAAACGAGAGAATTATTTCATTCAGGTTTAACTGCTTTAAAAGAGGATATCCTTTCATTAGGTACCCAAGTGAATGAAGCTTTTAATGCTTCAATGAGTGCTTTTATTAACAATGATGTAAAGCAATTTAACGAGATTAAGGAAAATGATATAAAAGTAAATCAACAAGAAATTGCAATAAATGAAAAAGCAACCTTGTTAATTGCCAGACAACAGCCAGTAGCTTCTGACTTGAGAAAGATTATTGTAGCTTTCAAAGTTTCAAGTGACCTTGAACGTGTAGGTGATTTAGCTGTTGATATTACCAAGGCAGCTAAAAGAATTCCTCTAACAGAAACAAAAATTGATACAACATTGTTAATCGAAATGGCAAACAAAGCAAGCGAAATGCTTTCAAAAGCGTTAGTGGCCTATGAGAACGGCAATGTTCTGGAAGCACAGCAAATTGCAACTCTTGATGATGAAGTAGACGAAATGTATGCCCAGTTCGTTAAAAAGATTTTTAACATCGTCGTATCAGAACAGCTAGCAATCGAACAAGTGACGCAGCTTGCGTTTATCTCCCGCTACATTGAAAGAATTGCTGATTACGCAACAAATATTGCAGAATTAATTATTTATGAGGTGAACGGCCAATATTTTGATTTGAATTGA